One genomic region from Clarias gariepinus isolate MV-2021 ecotype Netherlands chromosome 20, CGAR_prim_01v2, whole genome shotgun sequence encodes:
- the pgm2 gene encoding phosphoglucomutase-2, whose product MSEDGVDSTGDVALDSAVKQWLEFDKNKKTAACVRELVKTGNLDELRKCFGARMEFGTAGLRAAMGPGVSRMNDVTIIQTTQGFCRYLERIFEDLKQRGVVIGFDARQHTPSASSSKRFASLAAAVFVSRGVPVHLFSVFTPTPYVPFTVSRLGLCAGIMVTASHNPKQDNGYKVYWENGAQIVSPHDKEISSAIEENLEPWAESWDMDAAARSALLKDPYQDIHQGYLQAIQQHCFHRELNKGSKVKIVHTSVHGVGHDFVQAAFKAFDLPAPYAVEEQKEPDPEFPTVVYPNPEEGAGVLTLSFALADREGATVVLANDPDADRLAMAEKQLSGEWRVFTGNELGALLGWWIFRCWKEKQDKTSSVKDVYMLASTVSSKILRAIALKEGFHFEETLTGFKWMGNRAKQLLDQGKTVLFAFEEAIGYMCSPAVLDKDGVSAAAIAGEMISYLTSKNTSVSQQLKAIYDEYGYHLTKNSYFICHDQNTIRQLFERLRNYDGQNTYPKECQGFGITAVRDLTTGYDSNRPDLKAILPTSKSSQMITFSFANGGVATMRTSGTEPKIKYYTELCAAPGNSDVTQLTGELHSLVDAIVENFFQPKKNNLIAKSESD is encoded by the exons ATGTCGGAGGACGGAGTGGACAGTACCGGGGACGTGGCTCTGGACAGCGCGGTTAAACAGTGGTTAGAGTTTGACAAG AACAAGAAGACGGCGGCGTGCGTGCGAGAGTTGGTGAAAACGGGAAACCTGGACGAGCTGCGCAAATGTTTCGGCGCCCGCATGGAGTTCGGGACGGCGGGTCTGAGAGCGGCCATGGGGCCGGGCGTGTCGCGTATGAACGACGTCACCATCATCCAGACCACGCAG GGGTTCTGCCGCTATCTGGAGCGGATTTTCGAGGATCTGAAGCAGCGCGGCGTGGTGATCGGGTTCGACGCGCGCCAGCACACTCCCAGCGCCTCCAGCAGCaagcgctttgcctctctggcTGCCGCCGTGTTCGTCAGCCGGGGAGTTCCTGTTCACCTTTTCTCCGTCTTCACTCCCACGCCATACGTG CCGTTCACTGTTTCCCGACTGGGTCTCTGCGCTGGGATCATGGTGACGGCATCGCACAACCCTAAACAGGACAACGGTTACAAG GTGTACTGGGAGAATGGCGCTCAGATCGTCTCCCCTCACGACAAAGAGATCTCCTCGGCTATAGAGGAGAACCTGGAGCCGTGGGCAGAGTCGTGGGATATGGACGCCGCCGCCCGGAGCGCTCTGCTCAAAGACCCGTATCAGGATATCCACCAGGGATACCTGCAGGCTATTCAGCAGCACTGCTTCCACAG agagctgAACAAGGGTTCGAAGGTGAAGATCGTACACACCTCCGTGCACGGCGTGGGACACGACTTCGTCCAGGCCGCTTTTAAAGCGTTCGACCTTCCAGCGCCGTACGCGGTCGAGGAGCAGAAAGAACCCGACCCAGAGTTCCCGACTGTGGTGTACCCTAATCCTGAGGAAGGAGCCGGAGTGCTG acccTGTCTTTTGCACTGGCAGACCGAGAGGGAGCCACCGTGGTTCTGGCTAACGATCCAGATGCGGACCGACTGGCCATGGCTGAGAAAcagctgag TGGCGAGTGGAGGGTGTTCACAGGGAACGAGCTCGGAGCACTGCTCGGCTGGTGGATATTCCGGTGCTGGAAGGAGAAGCAGGACAAGACGTCCTCAGTGAAGGACGTGTACATGCTGGCCAGCACCGTCTCCTCCAAGATCCTCCGAGCCATCGCTCTGAAAGAGGGCTTCCACTTCGAG GAGACTCTGACCGGTTTTAAGTGGATGGGGAACCGAGCGAAGCAGTTGCTGGATCAGGGGAAGACCGTCCTGTTTGCCTTCGAGGAGGCCATCG GGTACATGTGCAGCCCTGCGGTCCTGGATAAGGACGGCGTGAGCGCGGCGGCCATCGCCGGAGAGATGATCTCGTACCTGACCTCCAAAAACACCTCCGTCTCACAGCAGCTTAAAGCCATTTACGACGA GTACGGCTACCACCTCACCAAGAACTCCTACTTCATCTGCCACGACCAGAACACCATCAGGCAGCTGTTCGAGCGTCTGAGGAACTACGACGGCCAGAACACGTACCCCAAAGAGTGCCAGGGCTTCGGCATCACCGCCGTCCGGGACCTCACCACGGGCTACGACAGCAACCGGCCTGACCTGAAAGCC ATCCTTCCTACCAGTAAGAGCAGCCAGATGATCACCTTTAGCTTCGCTAACGGAGGCGTGGCCACCATGAGGACGAGCGGGACCGAGCCTAAGATCAAATACTACACCGAGCTGTGTGCTGCTCCAGGGAACAg cGATGTCACTCAGCTGACCGGCGAGCTCCACAGCCTGGTGGACGCCATCGTCGAGAATTTCTTCCAGCCCAAGAAAAACAACCTGATCGCCAAATCGGAGTCAGATTAA